The Erythrobacter aurantius genome includes a window with the following:
- a CDS encoding riboflavin synthase, giving the protein MFTGIVTAIGTITKAEQRGDLRLRIAAPLDPARIDIGASIACSGVCLTVVERGGSAGDAWFDVDVSGETVSRTRKGMWAEGARINIEPSLRVGDELGGHIVTGHVDSVGAVVKSSQVGDSWRIAIRTRADMAPFIAEKGSITVDGVSLTVNDVRDRPDKTCDFMLNIIPHTAQVTTLGDLAEGDEVNLEIDVLARYLKRMQGLAASN; this is encoded by the coding sequence ATGTTCACCGGCATCGTCACCGCCATAGGCACCATCACCAAGGCAGAGCAGCGCGGGGATTTGCGCCTGCGCATTGCCGCCCCGCTTGATCCGGCACGGATCGACATTGGCGCCTCGATCGCCTGTTCAGGCGTCTGCCTGACAGTGGTGGAGCGCGGCGGTTCGGCGGGCGATGCGTGGTTCGATGTCGATGTATCCGGTGAAACTGTCAGCCGCACGCGCAAGGGCATGTGGGCCGAAGGCGCGCGCATCAATATCGAGCCGAGCCTGCGCGTCGGGGATGAACTGGGCGGCCACATCGTCACCGGCCATGTCGATTCCGTCGGTGCGGTGGTGAAGTCATCCCAGGTCGGGGACAGCTGGCGCATCGCGATCCGCACCCGTGCGGACATGGCGCCGTTCATCGCCGAAAAAGGCTCGATCACCGTCGATGGCGTCTCGCTGACCGTCAACGATGTGCGCGACCGGCCTGACAAGACCTGCGACTTCATGCTCAACATCATTCCGCACACTGCGCAGGTGACGACGCTCGGCGATCTCGCGGAAGGCGACGAGGTCAATCTCGAGATCGACGTGCTCGCGCGCTATCTCAAGCGGATGCAGGGGCTCGCGGCCTCGAACTGA
- a CDS encoding amino acid aminotransferase: protein MLDRLEPQSPDALLALIKLHAADDRPDKVDLGVGVYRTGQSDTPVFGAIKAAERLLVDTQESKSYLGPEGDIGFVNALMPYIFGSDATMGGRIAGMQTPGGTGAVRLAVALAQKAGLKKLHMGTPSWPNHAQIFADLDLEWAPFDHAAPDGTANLDAVLAAIRGAGPDEGILLHACCHNPTGIDYTPEQWEAIGDAIAETGIFPIIDSAYQGLGNGMEEDAAGLRSVLAKVPEAFIAYSCDKNFGMYRDRVGAFYILADGGDTLDKAFSNANALARASWSMPPDHGAAAVRLILRDPAMTAQWLDELDQMRARMNQVRARLAEAGTAGSVDLTPLGHQNGLFSMLPVTKEQVVELREKHGIYMAGSGRINVAGLTMDNIDKFIAAIADVTG, encoded by the coding sequence ATGCTCGACCGACTCGAACCGCAATCGCCTGACGCGCTGCTTGCGCTGATCAAACTCCACGCTGCCGATGACCGGCCCGACAAGGTCGATCTGGGCGTCGGCGTCTATCGCACAGGACAGAGCGACACGCCCGTTTTCGGCGCGATCAAGGCGGCAGAGCGACTGCTGGTGGATACGCAGGAGAGCAAGAGCTACCTCGGCCCGGAAGGCGACATCGGCTTCGTCAACGCGTTGATGCCCTATATCTTCGGCAGCGACGCGACCATGGGCGGGCGCATTGCCGGGATGCAGACGCCGGGCGGCACCGGCGCGGTGCGGCTGGCTGTCGCACTGGCGCAGAAGGCCGGACTGAAGAAACTGCATATGGGTACGCCCAGCTGGCCCAACCACGCGCAGATCTTTGCCGATCTCGATCTTGAATGGGCTCCCTTCGATCATGCCGCGCCTGATGGCACCGCCAATCTCGACGCGGTGCTGGCTGCAATCCGCGGAGCCGGACCTGATGAAGGGATCCTGCTGCACGCCTGCTGTCACAACCCGACGGGTATCGATTACACCCCTGAGCAATGGGAGGCGATTGGTGACGCGATTGCCGAAACCGGCATCTTCCCGATCATCGATTCCGCCTATCAGGGGCTGGGCAATGGCATGGAAGAGGACGCGGCGGGGCTGCGCAGCGTTCTGGCAAAGGTGCCTGAGGCGTTCATCGCTTACAGCTGCGACAAGAACTTCGGCATGTACCGCGATCGTGTGGGCGCGTTTTACATCCTCGCCGATGGCGGCGACACGCTCGACAAGGCGTTCTCCAACGCCAACGCGCTTGCCCGTGCCAGCTGGTCGATGCCGCCCGATCATGGCGCGGCGGCGGTGCGCTTGATCCTGCGCGATCCGGCGATGACGGCGCAATGGCTGGACGAGCTTGACCAGATGCGCGCCCGGATGAACCAGGTTCGTGCCCGTCTGGCCGAAGCCGGCACCGCCGGCAGCGTCGATCTGACCCCGCTGGGCCATCAGAACGGCCTGTTTTCGATGTTGCCCGTGACCAAGGAGCAGGTGGTGGAGCTGCGCGAGAAGCATGGCATCTACATGGCCGGTTCGGGGCGCATCAACGTGGCCGGGCTGACTATGGACAATATCGACAAGTTCATCGCCGCCATCGCTGACGTGACCGGCTGA
- the ribD gene encoding bifunctional diaminohydroxyphosphoribosylaminopyrimidine deaminase/5-amino-6-(5-phosphoribosylamino)uracil reductase RibD, which yields MASAARLAARARPISRPNPGVGALLVEDARVLARGWTNAGGRPHAEAVALAGLAPGAARGATLYVTLEPCAHESTRGPACTDLVIAARPSRVVIGQSDPDPRTAGQGARRIERAGIAVEILNDEASRRSLSGYLTRAAMGRPRVTLKLAMSLDGCIAMADGTSQWITGKTARAHVHAQRARHDAILVGGATWRADRPRLDVRLPGLEARSPDKVLLSRGVAPDGFRVINRPDQIAALDGVQYLYVEGGAGAAASFLMADLVDELHIYRAPILIGDGLRAVGGMGLDDLSQSHGRWEMAETRQLGSDSFSAYLRTR from the coding sequence ATGGCCTCTGCCGCGCGCCTTGCCGCGCGTGCACGCCCGATCAGTCGACCCAATCCGGGCGTCGGCGCATTGCTGGTGGAAGACGCCCGCGTCCTTGCTCGCGGCTGGACGAATGCAGGCGGACGGCCCCACGCGGAAGCGGTCGCACTGGCCGGGCTTGCCCCTGGAGCGGCACGCGGTGCAACGCTCTATGTCACTTTGGAGCCATGCGCGCATGAATCCACCCGCGGCCCGGCGTGCACCGATCTTGTCATTGCGGCGCGCCCTTCCCGCGTGGTGATCGGCCAGAGCGATCCCGATCCGCGTACCGCCGGGCAAGGCGCAAGGCGGATCGAACGGGCCGGGATCGCTGTCGAGATCCTCAATGATGAGGCATCGCGCCGCAGCCTTTCCGGCTATCTCACCCGCGCCGCAATGGGCCGCCCCCGCGTCACGCTGAAGCTGGCGATGAGCCTTGATGGCTGCATCGCGATGGCGGACGGAACGAGCCAGTGGATCACCGGAAAGACTGCCCGCGCCCATGTTCATGCCCAGCGCGCACGGCATGACGCGATCCTTGTCGGCGGGGCAACATGGCGGGCGGATCGTCCCCGGCTCGATGTTCGCCTGCCCGGCCTCGAAGCGCGGAGTCCCGACAAGGTGCTGCTGTCACGCGGTGTCGCGCCCGACGGTTTCCGCGTCATCAATCGTCCCGATCAGATCGCGGCGCTCGATGGCGTCCAGTATCTCTACGTCGAAGGGGGAGCGGGCGCTGCCGCCAGCTTCCTGATGGCGGACCTTGTCGACGAACTGCACATCTACCGCGCACCGATCCTGATCGGGGACGGGCTGCGCGCGGTTGGCGGCATGGGACTTGACGATCTTTCACAGTCCCACGGCCGCTGGGAAATGGCGGAGACCCGCCAGCTTGGCAGCGACAGTTTCAGCGCCTATCTGCGAACCCGTTAA
- a CDS encoding OmpA family protein, translating into MTTQSNAWAAALGVAGLVAAIPAAPLLAQQISPEQADVLTTVYAPQPPALDTLAQGPDIEGFISDRVGNRVQVTMADGSSVMVTLTDETSIRAKGGFLGLGRETLGIASLLNGLPVEVETREWDRGLIAARVRFSASDLETAEMIRSGTAGRFARNEAAIEENSAATEALRGRFGDIDKYNVKATTNVYFDTGKYNLSPRARNELCAAAAQAEEMDNALLLVVGYTDSTGSQEVNQRLSEQRAASVVNYLQQQCGWAPYRMLTPTGMASADPAADNMTEYGKAQNRRVAVNVLVSKSVDGF; encoded by the coding sequence ATGACAACCCAATCAAACGCATGGGCGGCAGCGCTGGGCGTGGCCGGCCTTGTCGCCGCCATTCCGGCCGCACCGCTGCTGGCACAGCAGATTTCGCCTGAACAGGCCGACGTTCTCACCACCGTTTACGCCCCGCAGCCTCCGGCGCTCGACACGCTGGCGCAGGGGCCGGACATCGAAGGCTTCATTTCCGACCGGGTCGGCAACCGTGTGCAGGTGACGATGGCCGACGGATCGAGCGTGATGGTCACGCTGACCGACGAAACCAGCATTCGCGCAAAGGGCGGTTTCCTTGGGCTTGGCCGCGAAACGCTTGGCATTGCCTCGCTCTTGAATGGTTTGCCGGTTGAAGTGGAAACGCGCGAATGGGATCGCGGACTGATCGCGGCGCGGGTGCGCTTTTCCGCCAGCGATCTGGAAACCGCAGAAATGATCCGCAGCGGCACCGCGGGCCGGTTTGCCCGCAACGAAGCCGCGATCGAGGAAAACTCCGCCGCGACGGAGGCCCTGCGCGGCCGGTTTGGCGATATCGACAAGTACAACGTCAAGGCGACGACCAACGTCTATTTCGACACCGGCAAATACAATCTGTCGCCGCGCGCCCGCAACGAATTGTGCGCTGCGGCTGCTCAGGCGGAGGAGATGGACAACGCCCTTTTGCTGGTGGTCGGCTACACCGATTCCACCGGTAGCCAGGAAGTGAACCAGCGCCTGAGCGAACAGCGCGCGGCAAGCGTGGTCAACTATCTGCAACAGCAATGCGGCTGGGCGCCTTACCGTATGCTGACCCCGACGGGCATGGCATCGGCCGATCCGGCTGCGGACAACATGACCGAATACGGCAAGGCGCAAAACCGCCGGGTCGCGGTGAACGTGCTTGTGTCGAAAAGCGTCGACGGATTCTGA
- a CDS encoding DUF1134 domain-containing protein, protein MLDAKGQEVRTMRDFDMQTDAWSTKAETKRLSDRLSRWVGTVVVAAMLALSPASAQEVESFDPDAAFEAYQTNGQRAVDSNADTGAIDADLVDPALRNAQTGSLPDLPSVDNSGFDCEFADYAQAQSGEPVPQWTEPAPTGQVATAQETSATYGEDDLIGAAEGVFGKGAEGLAGLIEDLLRKQGEPNGYIIGREGGGAFVFGVRYGSGTLHHKVEGERKVYWTGPSLGFDAGANAGNTFVLVYNLYDTEDIFKRFPAGEGQAYFVGGLHASYMRRGDVVLIPIRVGAGVRLGVNAGYMRFSKKQRWLPF, encoded by the coding sequence ATGCTGGACGCAAAGGGACAAGAGGTGCGAACCATGCGCGATTTCGACATGCAAACAGATGCTTGGTCGACCAAGGCGGAAACGAAGCGGCTTTCCGACAGGCTGTCTCGTTGGGTGGGTACGGTGGTGGTCGCGGCCATGCTCGCGCTTTCGCCTGCATCGGCTCAGGAAGTCGAATCCTTCGATCCCGATGCCGCGTTCGAGGCCTATCAGACAAACGGCCAGCGCGCAGTGGACAGCAATGCCGACACCGGCGCGATCGATGCCGATCTGGTTGATCCGGCGCTGCGCAATGCGCAGACGGGTTCTCTTCCGGATCTGCCGAGCGTCGACAACTCCGGCTTTGACTGTGAGTTTGCCGATTACGCACAGGCACAGAGCGGCGAACCCGTCCCGCAGTGGACCGAACCGGCCCCGACCGGACAGGTCGCCACTGCACAGGAAACTTCGGCCACCTATGGCGAAGACGATCTGATCGGCGCGGCTGAAGGCGTTTTCGGCAAGGGCGCCGAAGGATTGGCCGGGCTCATCGAAGACCTGCTGCGCAAGCAAGGTGAGCCGAATGGCTATATCATCGGCCGCGAAGGTGGCGGCGCATTCGTGTTTGGCGTGCGCTATGGTTCGGGCACGCTGCATCACAAGGTCGAAGGGGAACGAAAGGTCTATTGGACCGGCCCGTCGCTCGGCTTCGATGCCGGGGCGAATGCGGGCAACACCTTCGTGCTGGTTTACAACCTTTATGACACCGAAGACATCTTCAAGCGGTTCCCTGCCGGAGAAGGGCAGGCCTATTTCGTGGGCGGCCTGCATGCCAGTTACATGCGGCGCGGCGATGTGGTGCTGATCCCGATCCGCGTCGGCGCGGGCGTGCGGCTGGGTGTGAATGCCGGATACATGCGTTTTTCGAAGAAGCAGCGCTGGTTGCCCTTCTGA
- a CDS encoding beta strand repeat-containing protein, which translates to MKNTILAGASILALSIASPALAQNQSTVIQNGTDSSVTVNQGGSGNDSTVEQTLGSDFNSAVVTQDGTDGLSTITQSGNGTDALNPNTVEVSQSGDGAESVVTQDGNANLRVSVSQNGDNFSQVVQNGGGSLFAEVIQDGDQNSSIVTQQGGGLLTGNPTDLVDGGVIQIGDRNISTVVQGPGVNASKRTANVSQIGDDNVSAVTQSGSVDASTTTVLQTADGNNSTVNQSGDDSDISVTQSGPDGFNVSSVTQTAGASTISVTQEGFDLSAPGTTNTSTVTQSGSDNEITTSQVGDGNSSFVDQSGSLNDAVLVSAGEGNSSGITQSGSENLTDVSQDGDGNSSTAVQAGTLSSIDVDQTGDGGVVSIVSQTGTDQNAVVAQSGTNNRSEVTQNNATNSADVLQGDADNVSFVTQNGTVGTADVDQTGGGNFSNVIQTSSDGSATVLQSGDDNNSITAQFGPTSVASIEQSGSGNRSEATQIGSDNEAQVLQSSDDNTSFITQSGTNAFADVDQVGVESQSTVNQAGDLNSATVVQEGIFPDANGVTNISTVSQTGTSGDADLQQVGDGNVSTIVQSGATMDADLLQAGFDNTSAITQSNANNAADVEQQGDGNTSVVVQSGTAGIANVSQQSDDSTSIVTQTGDRSFANVTQTGTNQSSTVFQSSTDPVFNAPHAARVVQGGADNVSAINQTGQVAGPLGGGFGLGFLGNGAISSPAADVFQIGTANVADIDQTGFSNLAQVIQSGDDNDATVLGDGVNTLAFGTQTGNANVIDVVQSGDVINGAGDLSLVNWSQTGDRNQLTVLQNGFANGNSALNISNNQIGDDNVSTVTQSGTNDLAFIDQIGDANTSTVLQNAGGVSNEVDVNQNGSDGISEMTQSGTDNFAELFQGGSLNESYVIQDGLNNSASVSQGGAGDVSTVNQVGTGNSITVTQNVP; encoded by the coding sequence TTGAAGAACACAATCCTTGCAGGCGCGTCTATACTGGCGCTTTCGATCGCGTCTCCGGCGCTGGCACAAAACCAGAGCACGGTGATCCAGAACGGCACTGACAGCAGCGTCACCGTCAACCAGGGTGGCTCCGGCAATGATTCGACGGTCGAGCAGACGCTCGGTTCGGACTTCAACAGCGCGGTGGTGACGCAAGACGGCACCGACGGCCTCTCGACCATTACGCAAAGCGGCAATGGTACCGATGCGCTCAACCCCAATACGGTCGAAGTCAGCCAGTCCGGCGATGGCGCGGAAAGCGTCGTGACGCAGGATGGCAATGCGAACCTGCGCGTCAGCGTCAGCCAGAACGGCGACAACTTCTCGCAAGTGGTACAGAACGGCGGCGGTTCTTTGTTTGCCGAAGTGATCCAGGATGGCGATCAGAACTCCAGCATCGTCACTCAGCAGGGCGGCGGTCTGCTGACCGGCAACCCGACCGATCTCGTCGATGGCGGTGTGATCCAGATCGGCGATCGCAACATTTCGACCGTCGTGCAGGGGCCGGGCGTCAACGCGTCGAAGCGCACCGCGAACGTCAGCCAGATCGGCGATGACAACGTCTCCGCAGTGACGCAGTCCGGATCGGTCGACGCGTCGACCACCACCGTGCTGCAGACCGCCGATGGCAACAACTCCACGGTCAATCAGTCGGGTGACGATTCGGATATTTCGGTAACGCAGAGCGGGCCTGACGGCTTCAACGTGTCCAGCGTCACCCAAACCGCCGGGGCGAGCACGATCAGTGTGACACAGGAAGGGTTCGACCTGTCGGCTCCGGGCACCACCAATACCAGCACGGTGACCCAGTCGGGCAGCGACAACGAAATCACCACCAGCCAGGTGGGCGATGGCAACAGCTCATTCGTCGACCAGAGCGGATCGCTCAATGATGCGGTTCTGGTTTCGGCGGGTGAAGGCAACTCTTCCGGTATCACGCAATCGGGTTCGGAAAACCTGACCGATGTCTCGCAGGATGGCGACGGCAATTCGTCGACGGCGGTGCAGGCCGGTACTCTGAGTTCGATCGATGTCGATCAGACGGGTGACGGCGGGGTCGTCTCGATCGTCTCGCAGACCGGCACCGATCAGAACGCGGTCGTGGCGCAATCGGGCACCAACAACCGTTCCGAAGTCACGCAGAACAACGCGACCAACTCGGCCGACGTTCTTCAGGGTGATGCCGACAATGTCTCGTTCGTGACGCAGAATGGCACGGTGGGGACCGCCGATGTCGATCAGACCGGCGGCGGCAACTTCTCGAACGTGATCCAGACCAGCAGCGACGGCTCGGCCACGGTTCTGCAATCTGGTGACGACAACAACTCGATCACGGCGCAATTCGGGCCGACTTCGGTGGCCAGCATCGAACAGTCGGGCAGCGGCAACCGTTCCGAAGCCACCCAGATCGGTTCGGACAATGAAGCGCAAGTGCTGCAAAGCAGCGATGACAACACCTCGTTCATCACGCAATCGGGCACCAATGCCTTTGCCGATGTCGATCAGGTCGGCGTCGAGAGTCAATCGACGGTCAATCAGGCAGGTGACCTCAACAGCGCGACCGTCGTTCAGGAGGGGATATTCCCTGATGCGAACGGGGTTACCAACATCAGCACGGTTTCGCAGACCGGCACGTCGGGCGATGCGGATCTGCAGCAGGTGGGCGACGGTAACGTTTCCACCATCGTGCAGAGCGGCGCGACCATGGACGCGGACCTGTTGCAGGCCGGGTTTGATAACACCTCGGCCATCACCCAGTCGAACGCCAACAATGCAGCGGATGTGGAACAGCAGGGCGATGGCAACACTTCGGTTGTCGTTCAGAGCGGGACTGCCGGTATCGCCAATGTCTCGCAGCAAAGCGATGATAGTACCTCGATTGTCACGCAGACTGGCGATCGCAGCTTTGCCAATGTCACCCAGACCGGGACCAATCAGAGCTCGACCGTATTCCAGAGCTCAACCGATCCGGTGTTCAACGCACCGCATGCGGCTCGGGTGGTTCAGGGCGGTGCGGATAACGTCTCGGCCATCAATCAGACCGGTCAGGTTGCGGGCCCGTTGGGTGGCGGCTTCGGCTTAGGCTTCCTTGGCAACGGTGCCATTTCATCACCTGCGGCGGACGTGTTTCAGATCGGGACCGCAAACGTGGCGGACATCGATCAGACCGGCTTCTCCAACCTAGCGCAAGTGATACAGAGCGGCGATGACAATGATGCGACCGTTCTGGGCGATGGCGTTAATACACTCGCCTTCGGCACGCAGACGGGTAATGCGAACGTCATCGATGTCGTTCAGTCCGGCGATGTGATCAATGGGGCTGGAGATCTTTCGCTAGTCAACTGGTCTCAGACCGGTGATCGTAACCAACTCACGGTGCTCCAGAATGGCTTTGCAAACGGAAACTCCGCGCTCAATATCTCCAACAATCAGATTGGCGATGACAATGTTTCGACGGTGACCCAGTCGGGCACCAACGACCTCGCTTTCATCGACCAGATCGGAGACGCCAACACCTCCACCGTTCTTCAGAACGCCGGCGGTGTCTCGAACGAGGTGGACGTCAACCAGAACGGTTCGGACGGCATTTCGGAAATGACCCAGTCGGGCACCGACAACTTTGCCGAGCTGTTCCAGGGCGGATCGCTCAACGAGAGCTATGTCATTCAGGACGGTCTCAACAACAGCGCATCGGTCAGCCAGGGCGGTGCGGGCGATGTCTCGACCGTGAACCAGGTCGGCACCGGCAACTCGATCACGGTGACGCAGAACGTTCCCTGA
- a CDS encoding beta strand repeat-containing protein — translation MKNTIVAGASILALAVAAPAVAQNQSTVTQNGSDSSVSVTQTGSGNDSTVTQEGGSSLNGTTVTQDGTDGTSDVTQGGTNNSTIVAQEGFDLDGSLATNSSTVIQAGDQNEIDATQIGDNNSSFIAQSGTQADAFLVTGGSDNSSGITQSGVSNVADVFQDGDGNSSTAVQSGTNGSIDVDQASDDSTSIVSQTGADQDAIVTQTGTNNRSEVTQNASSNTADVLQGDADNTSFVTQNGTTGTADIDQTGGGNFSNAIQTSSDGSATVLQSGDDNNSIAAQFGPNSTANIEQSGDGNRSEATQFGSDNEAQVLQSSDDNTSFITQSGTNAFADVDQVGTDSESTVNQSGNLNSAIVLQEGIDLDTSGLTNTSVVSQSGNEQEADVEQVGDNNGSTVVQNGSLNDAFVLTAGVGNTSAITQSGSTNVTSVEQDGDSNSSVATQSGSNGDINVFQILSGNQSFATQSGNTQTADVDQTGSNNTSTVTQSTNNYTANILQSGDGNTSTAIQLDAGSFGNTGSTVNTTQAGDNNTAFVNQRSINSTSNITQALGGNNNTATVLQGSVSRRQLSNITQEGSFNSANVQQGINASGPTDDDNVSTVTQTGDGNTGTVRQLLRLGSSTLTQSGDDNIAFTEQGVSGVGSGFGPFTVTVIQSGDGNSSTAFQRSINSTVFVEQIGDGNASTITQQAYNSGGDANTTNSASVTQSGDLGVSGISQTGNSNTASLDQILGGSGNISDIIQNGNSNTAGVSQGGIGDVSNVSQVGTGNSITVTQNVP, via the coding sequence ATGAAGAACACGATTGTTGCCGGTGCATCGATTCTTGCGCTGGCCGTCGCCGCGCCTGCCGTTGCGCAGAACCAGAGCACGGTTACCCAGAACGGCAGCGACAGCAGCGTTTCGGTGACGCAGACCGGATCGGGGAACGATTCGACGGTCACGCAGGAAGGGGGTTCTTCGCTCAACGGCACGACCGTTACGCAGGACGGCACCGACGGCACCTCCGATGTAACACAGGGCGGCACCAACAACTCGACGATTGTCGCTCAGGAAGGCTTTGATCTCGACGGCAGCCTTGCGACCAATTCCAGCACCGTCATCCAGGCCGGCGACCAGAACGAGATCGACGCGACCCAGATCGGCGACAACAACTCCTCCTTCATCGCCCAAAGCGGCACACAGGCCGATGCATTCCTCGTAACGGGCGGCTCCGACAACTCATCGGGCATCACGCAGTCCGGCGTCTCGAATGTTGCCGACGTATTCCAGGATGGAGACGGCAACTCGTCCACCGCGGTGCAATCAGGCACCAATGGCTCGATCGATGTCGATCAGGCCAGCGATGACAGCACCTCGATCGTATCCCAGACGGGCGCCGATCAGGACGCTATCGTAACGCAGACCGGCACCAACAACCGTTCCGAAGTCACGCAGAACGCTTCGAGCAACACGGCCGACGTTCTTCAGGGCGATGCCGACAACACATCGTTTGTGACGCAGAACGGTACCACCGGCACTGCAGATATCGACCAGACGGGCGGTGGCAACTTCTCCAACGCGATCCAGACCAGCAGCGACGGCTCTGCTACGGTGCTGCAATCGGGTGATGACAACAACTCGATCGCCGCGCAGTTCGGGCCGAACTCGACCGCCAACATCGAACAATCGGGCGACGGCAACCGTTCGGAAGCGACCCAGTTCGGTTCGGACAATGAAGCGCAGGTGCTGCAAAGCAGCGATGACAACACCTCGTTCATCACGCAGTCGGGCACCAATGCCTTTGCAGATGTCGATCAGGTCGGCACGGACAGCGAATCGACCGTAAATCAGTCGGGGAATCTCAACAGCGCGATCGTGCTGCAGGAAGGGATCGACCTCGACACCAGCGGTCTGACCAACACCAGCGTGGTGTCGCAATCGGGCAATGAACAGGAAGCCGATGTCGAACAGGTCGGCGACAACAACGGGTCGACAGTGGTGCAGAACGGATCGCTCAACGATGCATTCGTCCTGACGGCGGGTGTCGGCAACACTTCGGCCATCACGCAATCGGGTTCGACCAATGTGACCAGTGTCGAACAGGACGGCGACAGCAATAGCTCGGTAGCAACCCAGTCCGGCTCCAATGGCGACATCAACGTGTTCCAGATCCTGTCCGGCAACCAGTCGTTCGCCACTCAAAGCGGCAACACCCAGACTGCCGATGTCGACCAGACCGGGTCGAACAACACCAGCACGGTGACGCAATCGACCAACAATTACACTGCCAACATCCTGCAGTCGGGCGATGGCAACACCTCGACCGCGATCCAGCTGGATGCCGGTTCATTCGGAAATACTGGCAGCACGGTGAACACAACGCAGGCGGGCGATAACAACACCGCTTTCGTAAACCAGCGCAGCATCAACTCGACCAGCAACATCACGCAGGCGCTGGGCGGGAACAACAACACGGCGACCGTGCTTCAGGGCTCTGTCTCACGCCGCCAGTTGAGCAACATCACGCAGGAAGGCTCTTTCAACAGCGCGAACGTGCAACAGGGTATCAATGCCAGCGGGCCGACCGATGACGACAATGTCAGCACCGTGACCCAGACCGGCGACGGAAACACCGGCACGGTGCGGCAGCTGCTGCGCCTCGGTTCGAGCACGCTCACGCAAAGCGGCGACGACAACATCGCCTTCACCGAACAAGGTGTTTCGGGTGTCGGCAGCGGCTTTGGCCCATTCACCGTGACGGTGATCCAATCGGGCGACGGCAACAGCTCGACAGCTTTCCAGCGTTCGATCAACAGCACCGTGTTTGTCGAGCAGATCGGTGACGGCAATGCTTCGACGATCACGCAGCAAGCGTACAATAGTGGTGGCGACGCCAACACCACGAACAGTGCCAGCGTGACGCAAAGCGGCGATCTGGGCGTGTCGGGCATCAGCCAGACGGGCAATTCCAACACCGCTTCGCTCGATCAGATTCTGGGCGGATCGGGGAACATCTCCGACATCATCCAGAACGGCAACAGCAACACCGCCGGTGTGTCTCAGGGCGGCATCGGCGATGTCTCCAACGTCAGCCAGGTCGGCACCGGCAACTCGATCACGGTGACGCAGAACGTCCCCTGA
- a CDS encoding GNAT family N-acetyltransferase has protein sequence MLDRQPTLEGPALLLRPLREEDWDALFAVASDPLIWEVHPAHDRWQEPVFRAFFDDALAQGGALAVIDKGANDSGRAIIGSSRYQWLEEADGGSVEIGWTFLAREYWGGAANRELKRLMVSHALASISECRFVVGESNWRSRRAMEKIGGRLTDRSESRGMAGQDARHVVYVIGQAEFANGPLGSD, from the coding sequence ATGCTCGATCGCCAGCCGACGCTGGAAGGGCCGGCACTGCTGCTTCGCCCCTTGCGCGAAGAGGACTGGGATGCGCTGTTCGCCGTCGCATCCGATCCGTTGATCTGGGAAGTCCACCCAGCGCATGATCGCTGGCAGGAGCCGGTGTTCCGCGCGTTTTTCGACGATGCGTTGGCCCAAGGCGGCGCGCTGGCAGTGATCGACAAGGGGGCCAATGATTCAGGCCGGGCGATCATCGGTTCCTCGCGCTATCAATGGCTTGAGGAAGCGGACGGGGGCTCGGTCGAGATCGGCTGGACCTTCCTTGCGCGCGAATACTGGGGCGGGGCGGCCAATCGCGAGTTGAAGCGGCTGATGGTTTCCCATGCGCTCGCCAGCATTTCCGAATGCCGCTTTGTCGTGGGTGAAAGCAATTGGCGCTCACGCCGGGCGATGGAGAAGATCGGTGGCCGCCTGACGGATCGCAGCGAGAGCCGCGGAATGGCCGGACAGGATGCGCGGCATGTCGTCTACGTGATCGGTCAGGCTGAATTTGCAAACGGCCCTTTGGGTTCGGATTGA